A genome region from Brooklawnia propionicigenes includes the following:
- a CDS encoding phage holin family protein, with the protein MNVILRVIATAIAVWVAALLLPGISVQTQDDTGSAAVTFLLIAVVIGLVNTIVKPIAQVLSGCFIILTFGLFLLVVNAAMLMLSSWLCAQLGVGFAVDGWGTALIGSIIVSVISGLINGITGAGKQNGR; encoded by the coding sequence ATGAATGTCATCTTGCGCGTCATCGCGACCGCCATCGCCGTGTGGGTCGCGGCGCTGCTGCTACCGGGAATCTCGGTGCAGACCCAGGACGACACGGGCTCGGCGGCAGTCACGTTTCTCCTGATCGCAGTCGTCATCGGACTGGTGAACACGATCGTCAAACCCATCGCCCAGGTATTGAGCGGCTGCTTCATCATCCTTACCTTCGGGCTGTTCCTGCTGGTGGTGAATGCCGCCATGTTGATGCTGAGCTCGTGGCTGTGCGCCCAGCTGGGCGTCGGTTTCGCGGTGGACGGTTGGGGAACCGCACTGATCGGATCGATCATCGTCAGCGTCATCAGCGGTCTCATCAACGGCATCACCGGCGCCGGCAAGCAGAACGGCCGGTAG